The nucleotide sequence TGACTCGCAAGTTGAGAATCGGGCACCACAGCGTTTTCTTTTATTCCATCATTCTTATACTTTATTATCTCCTTGATGGACGTAAAAGATCCTCCATGTCCGTAAAATGCATTGTCCTTAAGATTATATAGGGTTGGAACTTTGAATTTATAATCATCTTCCGGACGATTTGTAAAGCTGGCTCTACCTACGCGAGTGTTCATACCAAAACTTGAAATACCTGTATTGGGTCCAACAAGATCATTCATTCCCCAAGCGTAAAATTCCATAGATTTCAAAGCAGGTCCGGTATGGCATTGATAACACAATCCTTTAGAAAAAAACAGCACAGCGCCTTTTTTCTGATTTTCGGTAAGCGCATCAAAATCTCCTTTTAGCCAGTCCTGCCAAGGTGATCTGTTCGCAAGTACGGTTCGGTTAAAGGCAGCAATAGCAAGACCTCCGTTAATTCTGGAATATCTTTCGCTCACCGGTACCTCGGGAAACGCGGCATCGAACATATCGGTATATCCAAATTCCACTGCAAATTCTTCATCAATTTTTAAACGATGCGCCAATTGTCCCGTCATTCCTTGAACTTCAAGTCCCTGAAAACCCAGCAGGTTATCCGGAAGGGCAGATGCATTTTGTTCCACATAAGGAAGGTTTATACCCGCTCCTCCCAATGCCCCATTCCAAAGAGCTACTTCTTGATAGGCTACATTTACTAAGGATGGAGGCTTTATTGGTAAGGCATCTACAGAGTCCAGCGGCATAATGTTGCTTGGCATCATTATCCTGCCTTCTCCTTTTACACCGAAGCCCATTCCACCTTCACCTATTCCCTGTCGTAATCCGGAGAAAAATCCCGATGCTACCGGGTGACAACTGGCACAGGCATAAGTGTATTTGTTTACTTCCATTTTAGGACTCCCTCCTGTAGCGGTTTCATGAACGAGTAATTTTCCCAAAGCTACCTTTTCGGCGGTGATGGGATTTAAAGGATCCTGAGGAATAGAAGCATAATCGGTTTCAGAAGGTAAAGTAAAGAATGAGGTACCTTCCCCATTGGAAGCCAAATCTAAAAGCTGTAATAATTCATTATCTGTTTCATTTGGCACAGGTACATAATCGTCGTCACTACATGAGAACAATAAAATGACCAAAGCGCACAGCATCAACTTAACGAATTTCATAATCTGAGTTAATTGTTAGTCCCCTAAAAATACTCAAAATATTTGAACGTTAATAATTTCTTAAAAATTTAATCAGCTTGTGGAAAAAAGTAATAATTCCTCTGTATCATCCGTTAAAGAAATCGTACCCGTTTCAAACAGACCGAGCTTTTTAAGCAAATGGATGGATGCCTTATTTTCTTTAATTGTAACGCCGTGGAATTTGGAAATCTTATAATTCTTTCGGGCGAATTCCATTAATGCTGCAGCAGATTCGTATCCAAAGCCATTCCTCAAATATTCCGGAAGAAATGCAAAGCCGATATCGGGATGGTCCAAAGACTCTCTTTTATACAAACCACAGCTGCCTACGGCCAAACCCGTTTTTTTATAGATCACGATATAAGCTCCATACCCCCTATCTTCATTACTTACGATGTAGTGTTTTTCAATATACGCTTTTGCGTCTTCGAGGTTATTGATCCTTCTGTCACCAATATTCTTTAACCAACCCTCGCTGTTCATAAGCTTGTATATAAAGGGTGCATCTGCTAACGAAAATTTTCGCAGTTGAAGTCGGTTAGTTTCCAAAAGCACAGCTGTGTTTTCTTCGGAAGCCATGATTTATTCGCTTCTTAGTATACTGAAATACCGCTTCCAGGGTCCAACATCTTCTCGATAGTGCTTTACCATAACCCTGCTAATTTGATTTATATGACTCAGGTCGTGAATAACCCATGTAGACAGATGCTGATGAAGCGTAATTTCGCCAAACTCTGAGTGAATTCCTGTTTTATTTAAGTCACTTTCTGAAATATTCCAGGAGCGAAGTTCTTCTAGATTCTTTTTCCGAAGCATTGAAAATTCATCCAGTAAATTTTCCATTGATTTTCCTTTGGCCAATTTTTTATGACCGGTCATATCGAAGGGGGTGAAATTTTTGTTTTCGATATTATTCAGAATTATTCTACATCGCGGGATCCAATCGGTTAGCTCCCCGAAGATCAAATGCGCCATGACTTCAAAGGGACTCCAACTTTCCGGACCTTCGTTGGCGAATTTCCAGTCGTCCGGGAGATCTCTTAACAGCGTATCAAAAACCTGAGGTGATCTTTCTAATATTGCGGTCGATTTCTGAAGTTCGAAATTCATCCGCTCAATTTTTAAACAACGGTAGCCCAGCCATCATTTCATTCACTTTATGTGAGATATTTTCAAGTTTTTTGTCATCCTCAAAATTGAGAATAACCTTATCCATTAAATCGACGATGAGTTTCATATCGTGTTCTCTCAACCCTCGCGTGGTCACTGCCGCAGTACCTACTCGTATGCCACTGGTCACGAAGGGCGACTTATCATCGAAGGGAACCATATTTTTATTCACGGTAATTTCTGCCTTACCCAATGCCTCTTCAGCCTGTTTACCGGTGATATTTTTATTTCTCAGATCGATCAACATCATATGGTTGTCGGTTCCGCCGGATATCACTTTATACCCCTTATCCATAAAGGCTTGTGCCATAACAGCGGCGTTCTTTTTAACCTGAATCATATAATGCAGAAAATCGTCGGTAAGCGCTTCGCCAAAAGCGACGGCTTTCGCTGCAATGATATGTTCCAGAGGACCGCCTTGATTTCCCGGGAAGATCGCACTGTCTAATAATGAAGACATTTTTCTAAGACTTCCGTTTTTTAAAGTGAGGCCGAATGGATTATCAAAATCCTTCCCCATTAAGATCATCCCTCCGCGAGGACCGCGCAGTGTTTTATGGGTCGTTGTGGTGATCACATGACAATGAGGTACAGGGTCACTTATTATTCCTTTGGCAATTAAGCCCGCCGGATGTGCTATATCGGCCATTAGGATTGCCCCTACCTTATCGGCTATCTCTCTGAACCTTTTATAGTCGATCTCTCTGCTGTAAGCTGAAGCCCCGGCAATGATCATCTTGGGTTTTTCCTCTATAGCGATCGCTTCGATCTTATCGTAATTAAGCATGCCGGTTTCTTCATCGACCCCATAAAAAACAGGGGTATACAATCTGCCCGAAAAATTTACCGGAGATCCGTGTGTCAAGTGTCCGCCATGCGCAAGATCAAAGCCCAGAAATTTATCTCCCGGTTTTAGACATGCCGCAAAAACAGCGGTGTTTGCCTGAGACCCACTGTGAGGTTGTACATTTACATACTCGGCTCCAAACAAAGTCTTTGCCCGATCTATAGCGAGTTGTTCAACTTCATCCACTACTTCGCATCCTCCGTAGTATCGCTTTCCCGGGTAGCCTTCGGCGTATTTATTGGTTAGTACCGAGCCGGCGGCATCCAGCACCTGCTGACTCACAAAATTTTCAGAAGCAATTAGCTCCAAACCATTTAGTTGGCGTTCTTTTTCGGCTTCAATCAGTTCAAAAATCTGTTCGTCTCTTGCTATCATTACAGTAAAAAGTTAATTAATTCCAAAAATAGTAAAAGCTTGTGGTTAGTTCTTCAGAAATTATATATTTGATTAACATTTTACCAACAATAAAACTCCCAGAAATGCCATTAACCGCAAACGACCCTAAACGAAAAACATGGCTGGATGTCCCGGCGAATTCAGATTTTCCCATACAGAATATTCCCTTTGGAGTTTTCTTAACGCGAGATGATATTATCACCATAGGAACACGAATTGGAGACTATGCCATCGATCTGGGTGCGCTGCATCAATTAGGCTATTTTAAAGGAATTGATCTCACCGATGATATTTTTCTGCAGGATTCCCTAAACGATTTTATTGCCGATGGCCGAAAAACATGGCGCCTGGTTCGGAACAGAATTTCGGATATCTTTTTGGAAGGAAACGATGAACTAAAGAACAACAAAGAACACTGCAACCATATTTTATTCACTATGGAAGAAGTAGAAATGCAGCTTCCGGTGGATGTTGGTGATTACACCGACTTCTATGCAAGTAAAGAGCATGCTACCAATGTAGGCTCCTTATTCCGTGATCCTGAAAATGCATTGCTGCCAAACTGGCTGCGCATTCCAATTGGGTATCACGGTAGAAGTTCGTCAATTGTCCCATCGGGAACGCCCATTAGAAGACCAATAGGGCAAACCATGCCGGGTGATGACGGGGTACCTGGATTTGGACCTTCGCAATTACTGGACTTTGAGCTGGAAATGGCATTTATCACAACCGATAGCAATCCGCTGGGCAAAAGAGTACCCATAGGCGAGGCCGAAGATTATATATTTGGTTTAGTATTGTTTAACGACTGGAGTGCTCGAGATATACAGGCCTGGGAGTATGTGCCTCTGGGACCTTTTTTAGGAAAAAACTTCGCTTCAACCATATCACCTTGGATCGTAACTCTGGACGCTCTTGAGCCATTTAGAACCGATGGTCCCAAACAGGATCCGGAACCTCTGCCCTATCTTCAGCACGGAAAGAACAAGAATTTTGATATAAAATTGCAAGCAGGAATAAAACCTTCCGGCGGAGAAGAAACCATCGTGGCCAATTCGAATTTTAAATATATGTATTGGTCCATGGCGCAACAACTCACACACCATACAGTGAATGGTTGCAATGTGCGTAGCGGTGATATGATGGGAAGCGGTACCATTTCAGGACCCACAAAAGATTCGTTCGGCTCGATGCTTGAACTCACCTGGCGCGGACAAAATCCAATAAAATTAAAAGACGGTTCAGAACGTAAGTTCATAAACGATGGAGATACAGTGATCATGAGGGGTTACTGCGAAAAAGACGGGTTGCGTATAGGCTTTGGAAAGTGTAGCGGAAAGGTACTTCCTGCCCGTCCGTTTTAAGTTTGGCATTACAATTGTATTTTTGGTAGCATAACCAAATCAATTTGTTATGAGACAAACTATTACTTTACTCACAATGGTATTGCTGTTACTGTCCTGTAACAGCGTAAAACGGAATCAAAAATTTCTGGCTCGCGGAGATTACGATCAGGCCATCGAACTTGCCGTAAAGAAACTTCAGAAAGATAAGACCTCAGCTAAAAGCGATGAGCATATTGTATTATTGGAAGAAGCCTACAAAAAGGTCGTGGAGGACGATATACGAAGAATTGCTTTTCTGAAGAAGGAAAATAGAGCCGGCTCAACAAGAGAGATCTATTACACCTACAGAGGATTGGAGTACAGACAACAACTCCTACGGCCATTATTGCCGCTATACAGTGAAACCTTAGGAAGAAACGCCAGACTTAAGATAGTGGATTACAGCAACGAGATGATCGCAGCACAAAATGCGTATGCAAACTATCTGTATGCTGAAGGAGAGCAACTACTGAACCGAAATACTACCGATGCTGCCCGTCAGGCCTACGATATGTTTCTTGAGCTATCTGAAATAAAACCTGGATACAGAAACGTAGCTGCTTTAATTGATGAGGCTCGTTTTAGAGGTACGCACTTTGTCTATGTAACCTTGAACAATAGAAGCGGACAGATCATCCCAATACGATTAGAGCGGGAATTGCTCGATTTTAATACGTATGGGCTCGATGATTTCTGGACCGAATATCACAGCCAACGAGAGAACGGTATCAATTATAAATACGGTATCTCG is from Constantimarinum furrinae and encodes:
- a CDS encoding cytochrome-c peroxidase encodes the protein MKFVKLMLCALVILLFSCSDDDYVPVPNETDNELLQLLDLASNGEGTSFFTLPSETDYASIPQDPLNPITAEKVALGKLLVHETATGGSPKMEVNKYTYACASCHPVASGFFSGLRQGIGEGGMGFGVKGEGRIMMPSNIMPLDSVDALPIKPPSLVNVAYQEVALWNGALGGAGINLPYVEQNASALPDNLLGFQGLEVQGMTGQLAHRLKIDEEFAVEFGYTDMFDAAFPEVPVSERYSRINGGLAIAAFNRTVLANRSPWQDWLKGDFDALTENQKKGAVLFFSKGLCYQCHTGPALKSMEFYAWGMNDLVGPNTGISSFGMNTRVGRASFTNRPEDDYKFKVPTLYNLKDNAFYGHGGSFTSIKEIIKYKNDGIKENAVVPDSQLASQFGTTNLTAEEIDLLTDFITHALYDPDLVRYVPDAVLSGNCIPNNDPQSREDLGCE
- a CDS encoding GNAT family N-acetyltransferase, producing MASEENTAVLLETNRLQLRKFSLADAPFIYKLMNSEGWLKNIGDRRINNLEDAKAYIEKHYIVSNEDRGYGAYIVIYKKTGLAVGSCGLYKRESLDHPDIGFAFLPEYLRNGFGYESAAALMEFARKNYKISKFHGVTIKENKASIHLLKKLGLFETGTISLTDDTEELLLFSTS
- a CDS encoding DinB family protein, with product MNFELQKSTAILERSPQVFDTLLRDLPDDWKFANEGPESWSPFEVMAHLIFGELTDWIPRCRIILNNIENKNFTPFDMTGHKKLAKGKSMENLLDEFSMLRKKNLEELRSWNISESDLNKTGIHSEFGEITLHQHLSTWVIHDLSHINQISRVMVKHYREDVGPWKRYFSILRSE
- the glyA gene encoding serine hydroxymethyltransferase, with product MARDEQIFELIEAEKERQLNGLELIASENFVSQQVLDAAGSVLTNKYAEGYPGKRYYGGCEVVDEVEQLAIDRAKTLFGAEYVNVQPHSGSQANTAVFAACLKPGDKFLGFDLAHGGHLTHGSPVNFSGRLYTPVFYGVDEETGMLNYDKIEAIAIEEKPKMIIAGASAYSREIDYKRFREIADKVGAILMADIAHPAGLIAKGIISDPVPHCHVITTTTHKTLRGPRGGMILMGKDFDNPFGLTLKNGSLRKMSSLLDSAIFPGNQGGPLEHIIAAKAVAFGEALTDDFLHYMIQVKKNAAVMAQAFMDKGYKVISGGTDNHMMLIDLRNKNITGKQAEEALGKAEITVNKNMVPFDDKSPFVTSGIRVGTAAVTTRGLREHDMKLIVDLMDKVILNFEDDKKLENISHKVNEMMAGLPLFKN
- the fahA gene encoding fumarylacetoacetase: MPLTANDPKRKTWLDVPANSDFPIQNIPFGVFLTRDDIITIGTRIGDYAIDLGALHQLGYFKGIDLTDDIFLQDSLNDFIADGRKTWRLVRNRISDIFLEGNDELKNNKEHCNHILFTMEEVEMQLPVDVGDYTDFYASKEHATNVGSLFRDPENALLPNWLRIPIGYHGRSSSIVPSGTPIRRPIGQTMPGDDGVPGFGPSQLLDFELEMAFITTDSNPLGKRVPIGEAEDYIFGLVLFNDWSARDIQAWEYVPLGPFLGKNFASTISPWIVTLDALEPFRTDGPKQDPEPLPYLQHGKNKNFDIKLQAGIKPSGGEETIVANSNFKYMYWSMAQQLTHHTVNGCNVRSGDMMGSGTISGPTKDSFGSMLELTWRGQNPIKLKDGSERKFINDGDTVIMRGYCEKDGLRIGFGKCSGKVLPARPF